The Candidatus Binatia bacterium genome contains the following window.
GTCGCCCGTCGCATCCTGGGGTATTCGAGCAAGGAGCTCAATTGAGCGCGGCGCCGGGAGCGACCAGCCGTCCATGTCCACCGCAGCCGTCGGTCTGATCGGCGCCGGCGTCATCGGGCACACGCACTCCGCGGCGCTGCAACAGCTCCGTCATTTCTTCGGCGAGCGGCTCGCGCTCGTCGCGGTGGCCGACCCCGATGGCGCCGCGCGCGATCGCTGCGCCGAGGCCTACGGCTACGCGGCACGATTCGCCGACGGCCTCGATCTGATCCGCCACGCGGACATCAACGCCGTCTTCGTGTGCGCGCCGACACGCCACCACGCCGCGCTCGTCCACGCCGCCGCGGAGCGCGGCCTGCACCTGTTCTGCGAGAAACCGCTGGCCATGGACCCCGCCGAAGCGGCCGGCATGGTCGCCGCCGCGGAGGCCACCGGCGTCACGGCGCAGATCGGGCTCGTGCTCCGCTTTTCCGCCGTCTACACGGTCATGCGTGCTCTCGCGCGCGACCCGCGCGCCGGGCCCCCACGAGCGGTGTTCTTCCGCGACGACCAGTGCTTCCCGATTCGCGGCCTGCACAGCAGCGCCTGGCGCGCCGACCGCAGCCTCACCGCCGGCGGCACGCTCGTCGAACACGGGGTCCACGACCTCGACCTGCTGACGTGGATGTTCGGGCCGGTACGCCGGCTACGCGCGTGGGAGCAGAACCACGCCGGCCATGCCGGGATCGAGGACTACGTCGCCGTCGAACTGGAGTTCGGCACCGGACTGCGGGCACAACTGCTGA
Protein-coding sequences here:
- a CDS encoding Gfo/Idh/MocA family oxidoreductase; this encodes MSTAAVGLIGAGVIGHTHSAALQQLRHFFGERLALVAVADPDGAARDRCAEAYGYAARFADGLDLIRHADINAVFVCAPTRHHAALVHAAAERGLHLFCEKPLAMDPAEAAGMVAAAEATGVTAQIGLVLRFSAVYTVMRALARDPRAGPPRAVFFRDDQCFPIRGLHSSAWRADRSLTAGGTLVEHGVHDLDLLTWMFGPVRRLRAWEQNHAGHAGIEDYVAVELEFGTGLRAQLLNLWHDMVQRPSNRRLEIFCQSAFVASDHDMGGPMRCQFGDDVEAEVAADEVQRRFIELYPSLPAELHVWAGVPYLVQDHAFVNAVLGGPRIGPTLREGLAAQQLAAAVYEAARSGKEMEIGGGGFV